The Candidatus Binataceae bacterium genome contains the following window.
TGGCAGTGTTCACAGTGCATCAGTGGCCCGATCTGCGCGCGGGCCTCCGCGAAGTGCGGCGCGTCACGCGCGGACCGATCGTGATCATGGCCGGCGACCCCGACGAGCTCAATCGCTTCTGGCTGAATGAATACGTACCCGAAGTGATCGCGGTCGAAGCGCGCCGCTTTCCTCCTATCTCGTCAATCGTCGAGGCGCTCGGCGCCAGGGCGGAAATTCTGAGCGTCCCGATCCCATTGAACTGTACCGACGGATTCGCGGAGGCGTATTACGGACGCCCCGAAGGCTTGCTCGACCCGGGCGCGCGGCGCGCATGCTCTGCATGGAGCTTCGTCGATTCATCGATCGAAGAGCGGTTGGTGCGAGATCTTACACGCGACCTCGATAACGGCACCTGGGACGTGAATAACGGCCACCTGCGCACGCAAGCAGAGTTTCACGGCTCGCTGAAACTGGTCATCAGCCGTGTGTGATTTCGCGACTATCGAAATTCAGAAGATGACCACCAAGACACGAAGGTAAGACACAGGGGGCACGAAGACGGTCGGCGCTCGCGCCGCCCTTAAAGGTTTTTCCGACTTCGTGCCTTTGTGACCTTCGTGGTTTGACTGGCCGTCTGCGCTCAGGGATTCGCCGCAACTTCGGCGAGTGCGATAGCGTCGAGTGCGATTGATGGCACGTAGTAGGCCTCGGGCGAGCCCCAGACTATTGCGGGCGTAGAGCGGGAGCCGATTGCCAGCGGGTGTTTGAAGACCTGCGCGATGTTGGCGTTGATGCGAAGGCTGTTGGGTGCGACGGGGTCGGCGATTTTGCCGTTGCGAATCAGGTAGGAGTCCCCGCTCACGGTGCAGGTGAAGTCGCCCGCGCGCTGGCCGTTGATTGGATAGGTGTACCAGACGCGACCGATGTAGATGCCGTCGCGCACCGCAGCCAGCAGCGCATCCTCGGCGACGCCGCCGCGCGCCCGCATCACGACGTTAGTTCCCGCCGTGCCAGGATGCCCGTCGAAGCGACGGCCTCCGCCCTCGCCGAGGCGATAGCCGTTGTGTGCCGGGAATTGCAGTTTATCGCCGCCGGCCGAGCCGAGTTTCTCGGCGCGTTCTTCGTCAGTCAGCAGGCGATGCGAATCGTAAACCGTCGAGAGCAGGCCGATGAGCTTGCCGTTGCGAATGAGATCCGTGCGCTGCGCCGCCAGGCCTTCGCACGTGATACGGCGGCGCGCTGCACCCGCGCGATGCGCGGGATCGTCGAACAGGCTAAGCCGCTCATCCATCACGCTCGTGCCGAAGCGGCCATGGTAGGCGGAACTCGCGGCGTGAAACGCGCCCGTCGTGACCGAACCCATCACCATGTAGTTGAGAATCTCGGCAATCGGCTGCGGTCCGAGCACAACGCGGTAAGTGCCTGAGGCTGGCCGCGTTCCGCTTGCGAGACTGAGAGCGCGCTTCACCGCGTCGCGTCCGAGCGTCGCCGCCGAGGCATGCATCGCCTGAGCGGACGAGCCCAGCGCGCTGGCCGTGCCCTTCGCGTCGAGCGATTCGATGAGCGCAGTCACCGACGAACTGAAGTGCGCGCTCTCGTCGGTGCGGATATCTGCGAAGTGCGACGCCGCGATCGCGATACGATCGCGAATCACCGAAACGTCGCCGCCGATGACGAGTCCCGGATGCTCCCGCTTGGCGGCATCGGAGCGCTTGAACGAATCGATCGCGCCGCGCACGACACTCCATGCCGCACTGGCGATCGCTGCATCGCTCACGCGCGCGAGATCGGATTTCTCACCGGCGGGCAGCTTGAGATGGCGCGGCTCCTGGGGAAATCCCGGAAAATGTGGATCGACAACGAGCGCTCGCTTGGCGCGCGCCAGTCCCTTGCGCACCGCGTCGAGGCTGAAGTCGGCGGCTTCGAAGGCGCTGCCAATTTCGTGCGCGTCGCGTTTCATCGCGAGCCGCACCTGCCATCCGTCGGCGTGCAGCGACTTGAATTCCTCGACGCCGCGGCACGGAATGTCGGAGGTGAAATTGAGCCGCGCGATTCGATGCTCGCCGCTCGAGCAATAAATTTCGAATTCGAGCAACTCGCTGTCACGCGCGAGAAGTTTCGCCGCTGCACGCGCAAAGCGCGACAGTTC
Protein-coding sequences here:
- a CDS encoding methyltransferase domain-containing protein, with the translated sequence MVVESAAGDSFAVSVQNAHMTRHHDGSAGDANYGVIGQGYSHYRRPEPRIAAMIGEALGDSRTVLNVGAGAGSYEPADRVVTAVEPSATMRAQRGAHLSAAIDAFADHLPFDDRSFDAAMAVFTVHQWPDLRAGLREVRRVTRGPIVIMAGDPDELNRFWLNEYVPEVIAVEARRFPPISSIVEALGARAEILSVPIPLNCTDGFAEAYYGRPEGLLDPGARRACSAWSFVDSSIEERLVRDLTRDLDNGTWDVNNGHLRTQAEFHGSLKLVISRV
- a CDS encoding metallopeptidase TldD-related protein produces the protein MLKAAELSRFARAAAKLLARDSELLEFEIYCSSGEHRIARLNFTSDIPCRGVEEFKSLHADGWQVRLAMKRDAHEIGSAFEAADFSLDAVRKGLARAKRALVVDPHFPGFPQEPRHLKLPAGEKSDLARVSDAAIASAAWSVVRGAIDSFKRSDAAKREHPGLVIGGDVSVIRDRIAIAASHFADIRTDESAHFSSSVTALIESLDAKGTASALGSSAQAMHASAATLGRDAVKRALSLASGTRPASGTYRVVLGPQPIAEILNYMVMGSVTTGAFHAASSAYHGRFGTSVMDERLSLFDDPAHRAGAARRRITCEGLAAQRTDLIRNGKLIGLLSTVYDSHRLLTDEERAEKLGSAGGDKLQFPAHNGYRLGEGGGRRFDGHPGTAGTNVVMRARGGVAEDALLAAVRDGIYIGRVWYTYPINGQRAGDFTCTVSGDSYLIRNGKIADPVAPNSLRINANIAQVFKHPLAIGSRSTPAIVWGSPEAYYVPSIALDAIALAEVAANP